In a genomic window of Bos mutus isolate GX-2022 chromosome 6, NWIPB_WYAK_1.1, whole genome shotgun sequence:
- the SHROOM3 gene encoding protein Shroom3 isoform X3 — protein MMQISQGTIGTPWPQSYHSSSSTSDLSGYDHAYLRQSPDRCSSQGSMESLEAGGGYPPCHLLSPAKSTSSIDQLSHLHSKRDSAYSSFSTSSSILEYPPPGVSGRERSGSMDTTSARGGLLEGMKQADIRYVKTVYDPRRGVSAEYEVNSSGLLLQGRETRASTDGQGYNKFHNVPRGKGAPPSSWSQQCPGSLETTVDNLPPKVGAPLPPARSDSYAAFRQRERPSSWSSLDQKRFCRPPANSAGTLKSPFIEEQLHTVLEKSPENSPPVKPKHNYTQKAQPGQPLLPTGIYPVPSLEPHFAQVPRPSVSGNGTLYPALAKEGGYTPPQGACDRMAALDENGNQNGSSRPGFAFCQALERDSVSLVERKPETSAKCVPYKVHFPSVPENEEETSLKRLLTPLEGHSPHPSERKSTQGNRYSNYHSLQSPQAQVCEVGEDKRSFLPSEPWEGDSHEDHNANLRGRLPGGSLGQSMPGSFGKTAAAFSSLQNIPESLRRQSSLDLGAAAQEVYLEGSSTCAVNTKGEESGRTAVADHKSQLDRSVSYPRPEGRTLASFQSSDPTYEEPPSPSPQETSSLGRRRLSSSSTSALQGFQYGKPHCSVLEKVSKIEQREQAGQRPPSAGGSTYGYNYRPHRTLPASNTLGNDSEETKGRIHFSELTEPLGNGEQHFKNGEPKSEEVSWQPCGQQPRRAVEGGRGAPLRGGEPPRRDARLLRSQSSFQLFSEAEKEAMWSDDRPRTPESTVQDAPFSRAYRNSIKDAQSRVLGATSFRRRDLEPGTSVASRPWRLRPASAHVGLRSPEAPISASPHTPRERHSVTPAEGDPARLAPPAARRGPRRHLTTEQKKRSYSEPEKMHEVGVSEEPEPEPPGPPRKGPHFMEGSVTDRRRIFERDGRACSTLSLSGPELKQFQQSALADYIQRKTGKRPAGAGCGLQEPGRLLERTQSTYLQPEGPGLAAASSLCSLREPSLPPRRETALLPATVVGSTGETQRGPRDRSSSFASGRHLGERHRGDSAPRELLSGANNGSKGPQRLNGTPGEPSPWGATAGRAAKSMSAEDLLERSDVQAVPVHMRSRSSPTADKRQDVLLGENNSFGLMKDPCYLTGPGSRPFSCSSREEMPALRHHPSPHWGDSGCKAGSGGASVPSGGPGPLDPPRQASRTPCPLPLSSGAHGHLPDARAAPLSSVLSAPGPSSYCSQAAAQPSTPAGTPRSGSGHSLAQPPSPERKTEELAGMRASPPWMKRTYIVREESLPEDPPKHYPKPQDAPSSSSTSDPDTPLGAPGIPGRISLRISESALLASPPPREDCEDDEVFVRDPRPTATSSPRCDELLLPPPPPPPPPTTSKASLAQGLDHFPPPPPEAMCPAQWEEGYLEPRASSSKLAKVTVAKERSMAGAAHPVDNQLLGSRSQTSGKSFEAKETNPPSTTGALPQPAGSLNKQPSPGQPPPMQTHSLIHEPAIGTAGLEKNVSSGPQKTSEDIRTETLAKEIIHQDKSLADILDPDSRMKTTMDLMEGLFPRDVNLLKENSVKKKAVQKTISFPGCETKRSDDKEAVGVLVNCPAYYSVSAPKAELLNKIKAMPEEVNEEEEQADINEKKAELIGSLTHKLETLQEAKGSLLMDIKLNNALGEEVEAWISELCKPNEIDKYKMFIGDLDKVVNLLLSLSGRLARVENVLSGLGEDASNEERSSLNEKRKVLSAQHEDARELKENVDRRERVVLDILANYLSEEQLQDYRHFVKMKSTLLIEQRELDDKIKLGQEQVKCLLESLPSDFVPKAGALALPPGLAGDVTPVGGWTGSGVFPAVTSPL, from the exons CTCCTCCACCAGTGACCTCTCCGGCTATGACCACGCATATCTGAGGCAGAGCCCTGACCGGTGCAGCTCCCAGGGGAGCATGGAGAGCCTGGAGGCCGGCGGGGGATACCCACCCTGCCACCTTCTCTCCCCGGCCAAGTCCACCAGCAGCATTGACCAGCTCAGCCACCTCCACAGCAAGAGAGATTCGGCTTACAGCTCCTTCTCCACCAGTTCCAGCATCCTCGAGTATCCACCCCCTGGCGTCTCTGGCCGGGAGCGTTCGGGCTCCATGGACACCACTTCTGCTCGAGGTGGCCTCCTAGAAGGGATGAAGCAGGCAGATATTCGCTATGTTAAGACAGTCTATGACCCCCGGAGGGGGGTCTCAGCAGAGTATGAGGTGAACTCTTCAGGCCTGCTTCTCCAAGGTAGGGAGACCCGAGCCTCAACTGATGGTCAGGGCTACAATAAATTCCATAATGTTCCTCGGGGCAAAGGCGCACCACCCTCTTCCTGGAGCCAGCAGTGCCCCGGTTCCTTAGAGACCACTGTGGACAACTTGCCTCCTAAAGTGGGTgcgcccctgcccccagctcggAGTGACAGTTATGCAGCCTTCCGGCAGCGAGAGAGGCCCAGCTCCTGGTCTAGCCTAGATCAGAAACGGTTCTGCCGGCCTCCAGCAAACTCTGCAGGCACCCTGAAATCTCCCTTCATAGAGGAACAGCTGCATACTGTGCTAGAGAAGAGCCCAGAAAACAGCCCTCCAGTGAAGCCCAAGCACAATTATACCCAAAAGGCCCAGCCCGGCCAACCTCTGCTGCCGACTGGCATCTACCCGGTACCTTCCCTGGAGCCACACTTCGCCCAGGTGCCCCGGCCTTCTGTGAGTGGAAATGGTACCCTCTACCCTGCCCTGGCCAAGGAGGGTGGGTACACACCTCCTCAGGGAGCGTGCGACAGAATGGCTGCCCTTGATGAGAATGGGAACCAAAACGGATCTAGCAGGCCTGGCTTCGCCTTCTGCCAGGCCTTAGAACGGGACTCAGTGTCCCTAGTAGAGAGGAAACCTGAAACTTCAGCCAAATGTGTCCCCTATAAAGTCCATTTTCCCTCAGTGCCTGAGAACGAGGAGGAGACCTCCCTGAAGAGACTTCTCACACCTCTAGAAGGCCACAGCCCACATCCCAGTGAGAGAAAGAGCACCCAGGGCAACAGATATTCTAATTACCACAGCCTCCAATCCCCTCAGGCTCAGGTGTGCGAAGTGGGTGAAGACAAGAGATCCTTCCTGCCTTCAGAGCCTTGGGAGGGGGATTCCCATGAAGACCACAATGCCAACCTCCGGGGGAGGCTCCCCGGAGGCAGCCTGGGCCAGAGTATGCCAGGCAGCTTTGGCAAGACTGCagctgccttctcctccctccagAACATTCCTGAGAGTCTAAGAAGGCAAAGCAGCTTGGATCTCGGAGCAGCAGCCCAGGAAGTCTACCTGGAAGGCTCATCCACCTGCGCAGTCAATACCAAGGGAGAAGAgtctggaaggactgctgttgctGATCACAAGAGCCAGCTGGACAGGTCGGTGTCCTATCCAAGGCCCGAGGGGAGAACCTTGGCCTCTTTCCAGAGTTCAGACCCAACGTATGAAGAGccgccctccccatccccacaggAGACCTCCAGTCTGGGCCGGAGGAGGCTGAGTTCCAGCAGCACCTCGGCTCTGCAGGGCTTTCAGTACGGGAAGCCCCACTGCTCCGTGCTGGAGAAGGTTTCCAAGATCGAGCAGCGAGAGCAGGCTGGCCAGAGACCCCCGAGTGCCGGCGGCTCTACTTACGGCTATAATTACAGGCCCCACAGGACACTCCCAGCCTCCAATACTTTGGGGAATGACTCGGAGGAGACTAAAGGCCGTATACATTTTTCCGAACTCACTGAACCCCTAGGCAATGGAGAACAGCACTTCAAAAACGGGGAGCCAAAGTCAGAAGAGGTTTCCTGGCAGCCGTGTGGTCAACAGCCGAGGCGGGCTGTGGAGGGTGGCCGGGGTGCCCCACTCCGGGGTGGAGAGCCCCCGAGGCGGGACGCCCGTCTGCTCCGCAGCCAGAGCAGCTTCCAGCTCTTCAGCGAGGCCGAGAAGGAGGCCATGTGGTCGGACGACAGGCCCCGCACGCCAGAGTCGACTGTGCAGGACGCCCCCTTCAGCCGCGCCTACCGGAACAGCATCAAGGATGCACAGTCCCGCGTCCTGGGAGCCACGTCCTTCCGACGCCGGGACCTCGAGCCTGGGACGTCTGTGGCCTCCAGGCCCTGGCGCCTGCGACCCGCCTCGGCCCACGTAGGGCTGCGCAGCCCGGAGGCACCGATTTCCGCCTCCCCGCACACCCCGCGCGAGCGGCACAGCGTGACCCCGGCCGAGGGGGACCCTGCCCGCCTCGCGCCCCCTGCTGCCCGGAGGGGCCCGCGCCGGCATCTGACCACCGAGCAGAAGAAGCGCTCGTACTCAGAGCCCGAGAAGATGCACGAGGTGGGGGTCTCGGAGGAACCCGAGCCCGAGCCCCCTGGGCCGCCGAGGAAGGGGCCGCATTTCATGGAGGGCTCGGTGACTGACCGGCGCCGCATCTTCGAGCGAGACGGCAGGGCCTGCTCTACCCTCAGCCTGTCGGGGCCTGAGCTGAAGCAGTTCCAGCAGAGCGCACTGGCCGACTACATTCAGCGCAAGACCGGCAAGCGGCCTGCGGGCGCCGGCTGTGGCCTGCAGGAGCCGGGGCGGCTGCTGGAGCGCACCCAGAGCACCTACCTCCAGCCCGAGGGCCCGGGCCTCGCCGCGGCTTCCAGTCTCTGCTCGCTTCGGGAGCCCAGCCTGCCGCCCCGCAGGGAGACCGCCCTTCTGCCAGCCACTGTGGTGGGGAGTACTGGGGAGACCCAGCGGGGCCCCCGAGATCGCAGCAGCTCGTTTGCCAGCGGCCGCCACCTTGGGGAAAGGCACCGCGGGGACTCAGCGCCGAGAGAACTGCTCAGTGGAGCTAACAATGGATCAAAGGGCCCCCAGAGACTGAACGGTACCCCAGGGGAACCCTCCCCGTGGGGGGCCACAGCTGGGAGGGCCGCAAAGTCCATGTCGGCTGAGGACCTGCTGGAGCGCTCAGACGTCCAGGCTGTCCCTGTCCACATGAGGTCCCGGTCATCTCCCACCGCCGACAAGCGCCAG GATGTGCTTTTGggggaaaacaatagctttggTCTCATGAAGGATCCGTGTTATTTGACTGGCCCAGGTTCCAG GCCATTCAGCTGTTCCAGCCGTGAAGAGATGCCAGCGCTCAGGCACCACCCCAGCCCTCACTGGGGGGATTCGGGCTGCAAAGCAGGTAGTGGTGGTGCCTCTGTTCCCAGCGGGGGTCCGGGGCCGCTGGACCCTCCGAGACAGGCCAGCAGAACGCCTTGCCCTCTGCCATTGTCCTCGGGAGCTCATGGGCATCTTCCAGACGCCAGGGCTGCACCCCTGAGCTCGGTCTTGTCTGCCCCTGGCCCTTCGAGCTATTGCTCACAGGCTGCAGCCCAGCCCTCCACACCAGCCGGGACCCCCAGAAGCGGCAGTGGCCACAGCCTGGCCCAGCCTCCCAGCCCTGAGCGCAAGACGGAAGAGCTCGCAGGGATGCGGGCCTCCCCGCCCTGGATGAAGCGGACCTACATAGTCAGAGAGGAGAGCCTCCCCGAGGACCCCCCGAAGCACTACCCCAAGCCACAGGATGCCCCCAGCTCGAGCAGCACTTCTGACCCGGATACGCCTCTCGGGGCCCCAGGCATTCCGGGCAGGATTTCCCTCCGGATCTCCGAGTCGGCCTTGCTGGCTTCCCCGCCACCTCGCGAGGACTGCGAGGATGACGAGGTGTTTGTGAGGGACCCACGCCCCACCGCCACTTCCAGCCCCCGCTGCGATGAGCTGCTGCTGCCCCCTCCGCCGCCGCCCCCACCACCAACAACCAGCAAGGCATCCCTGGCCCAGGGCCTGGACCACTTCCCTCCGCCTCCTCCCGAAGCTATGTGCCCGGCCCAGTGGGAGGAGGGCTACCTGGAGCCCCGTGCCAG CTCCAGCAAACTTGCCAAGGTGACAGTTGCCAAGGAAAGGTCCATGGCCGGTGCAGCCCATCCGGTTGATAATCAGCTGCTGGGTTCCAGATCGCAAACTTCAGGCAAGAGTTTCGAGGCCAAGGAGACCAACCCGCCCTCCACCACGGGTGCTCTGCCCCAGCCTGCTGGGTCTCTAAACAAGCAGCCAAGCCCAGGACAGCCACCTCCCATGCAGACCCACAGCCTCATCCACGAGCCAGCCATTGGGACTGCAGGTTTAGAAAAGAATGTCAGTTCTGGTCCTCAGAAGACCTCAGAAGACATCAGGACAGAGACGCTAGCCAAGGAAATTATCCACCAAGACAAATCTCTGGCAGACATTTTGGACCCAGACTCCAGAATGAAGACAACTATGGACCTGATGGAAGGTTTGTTTCCTCGAGATGTTAATTTGCTGAAGGAAAACAGCGTAAAGAAGAAGGCCGTGCAGAAAACCATCAGCTTCCCAGGATGTGAGACCAAGAG gagtgACGACAAGGAAGCAGTGGGCGTGTTGGTCAACTGTCCTGCCTACTACAGCGTCTCTGCTCCCAAGGCTGAGCTTCTCAACAAAATCAAAGCTATGCCAGAAGAGGTGAACGAGGAAGAGGAGCAGGCAGACATCAACGAAAAGAAG GCGGAGCTGATTGGAAGCCTCACCCACAAGCTCGAGACCCTCCAGGAAGCCAAGGGGagcctgctgatggacatcaagCTCAATAACGCCCTGGGGGAGGAGGTAGAGGCCTGGATCAGTGAGCTCTGCAAGCCCAACGAGATCGACAAGTACAAGATGTTCATCGGGGACTTGGACAAGGTGGTGAACCTGCTCCTGTCCCTCTCGGGGCGCCTGGCCCGCGTGGAGAACGTGCTCAGCGGCCTTGGTGAAGACGCCAGTAACGAGGAAAGG AGCTCACTCAACGAGAAGAGGAAGGTCCTGTCTGCTCAGCACGAGGACGCCCGGGAGCTCAAGGAGAACGTGGATCGGAGGGAGCGCGTGGTGCTGGACATCCTGGCCAATTACCTCTCCGAAGAGCAGCTCCAAGATTACCGGCATTTCGTGAAAATGAAGTCGACACTCCTCATCGAGCAGCGAGAGCTGGATGACAAGATCAAGCTGGGCCAGGAGCAGGTCAAGTGCCTGCTAGAGAGCCTTCCCTCGGACTTCGTGCCCAAGGCGGGGGCCCTGGCTCTGCCCCCAGGCCTCGCCGGCGATGTGACTCCCGTGGGGGGCTGGACTGGCAGTGGTGTTTTCCCAGCGGTGACCTCCCCACTTTAA
- the SHROOM3 gene encoding protein Shroom3 isoform X2: protein MVLSKGGCLALMFPRLGTQNSRRRQNPDAHADLGPADTGTSDSFGPEHLTSDPQHRKVAWSGGVKPRLKHRRTEPAGRPHSWHSTKLGENQPDASMMQISQGTIGTPWPQSYHSSSSTSDLSGYDHAYLRQSPDRCSSQGSMESLEAGGGYPPCHLLSPAKSTSSIDQLSHLHSKRDSAYSSFSTSSSILEYPPPGVSGRERSGSMDTTSARGGLLEGMKQADIRYVKTVYDPRRGVSAEYEVNSSGLLLQGRETRASTDGQGYNKFHNVPRGKGAPPSSWSQQCPGSLETTVDNLPPKVGAPLPPARSDSYAAFRQRERPSSWSSLDQKRFCRPPANSAGTLKSPFIEEQLHTVLEKSPENSPPVKPKHNYTQKAQPGQPLLPTGIYPVPSLEPHFAQVPRPSVSGNGTLYPALAKEGGYTPPQGACDRMAALDENGNQNGSSRPGFAFCQALERDSVSLVERKPETSAKCVPYKVHFPSVPENEEETSLKRLLTPLEGHSPHPSERKSTQGNRYSNYHSLQSPQAQVCEVGEDKRSFLPSEPWEGDSHEDHNANLRGRLPGGSLGQSMPGSFGKTAAAFSSLQNIPESLRRQSSLDLGAAAQEVYLEGSSTCAVNTKGEESGRTAVADHKSQLDRSVSYPRPEGRTLASFQSSDPTYEEPPSPSPQETSSLGRRRLSSSSTSALQGFQYGKPHCSVLEKVSKIEQREQAGQRPPSAGGSTYGYNYRPHRTLPASNTLGNDSEETKGRIHFSELTEPLGNGEQHFKNGEPKSEEVSWQPCGQQPRRAVEGGRGAPLRGGEPPRRDARLLRSQSSFQLFSEAEKEAMWSDDRPRTPESTVQDAPFSRAYRNSIKDAQSRVLGATSFRRRDLEPGTSVASRPWRLRPASAHVGLRSPEAPISASPHTPRERHSVTPAEGDPARLAPPAARRGPRRHLTTEQKKRSYSEPEKMHEVGVSEEPEPEPPGPPRKGPHFMEGSVTDRRRIFERDGRACSTLSLSGPELKQFQQSALADYIQRKTGKRPAGAGCGLQEPGRLLERTQSTYLQPEGPGLAAASSLCSLREPSLPPRRETALLPATVVGSTGETQRGPRDRSSSFASGRHLGERHRGDSAPRELLSGANNGSKGPQRLNGTPGEPSPWGATAGRAAKSMSAEDLLERSDVQAVPVHMRSRSSPTADKRQDVLLGENNSFGLMKDPCYLTGPGSRPFSCSSREEMPALRHHPSPHWGDSGCKAGSGGASVPSGGPGPLDPPRQASRTPCPLPLSSGAHGHLPDARAAPLSSVLSAPGPSSYCSQAAAQPSTPAGTPRSGSGHSLAQPPSPERKTEELAGMRASPPWMKRTYIVREESLPEDPPKHYPKPQDAPSSSSTSDPDTPLGAPGIPGRISLRISESALLASPPPREDCEDDEVFVRDPRPTATSSPRCDELLLPPPPPPPPPTTSKASLAQGLDHFPPPPPEAMCPAQWEEGYLEPRASSSKLAKVTVAKERSMAGAAHPVDNQLLGSRSQTSGKSFEAKETNPPSTTGALPQPAGSLNKQPSPGQPPPMQTHSLIHEPAIGTAGLEKNVSSGPQKTSEDIRTETLAKEIIHQDKSLADILDPDSRMKTTMDLMEGLFPRDVNLLKENSVKKKAVQKTISFPGCETKRSDDKEAVGVLVNCPAYYSVSAPKAELLNKIKAMPEEVNEEEEQADINEKKAELIGSLTHKLETLQEAKGSLLMDIKLNNALGEEVEAWISELCKPNEIDKYKMFIGDLDKVVNLLLSLSGRLARVENVLSGLGEDASNEERSSLNEKRKVLSAQHEDARELKENVDRRERVVLDILANYLSEEQLQDYRHFVKMKSTLLIEQRELDDKIKLGQEQVKCLLESLPSDFVPKAGALALPPGLAGDVTPVGGWTGSGVFPAVTSPL from the exons CTCCTCCACCAGTGACCTCTCCGGCTATGACCACGCATATCTGAGGCAGAGCCCTGACCGGTGCAGCTCCCAGGGGAGCATGGAGAGCCTGGAGGCCGGCGGGGGATACCCACCCTGCCACCTTCTCTCCCCGGCCAAGTCCACCAGCAGCATTGACCAGCTCAGCCACCTCCACAGCAAGAGAGATTCGGCTTACAGCTCCTTCTCCACCAGTTCCAGCATCCTCGAGTATCCACCCCCTGGCGTCTCTGGCCGGGAGCGTTCGGGCTCCATGGACACCACTTCTGCTCGAGGTGGCCTCCTAGAAGGGATGAAGCAGGCAGATATTCGCTATGTTAAGACAGTCTATGACCCCCGGAGGGGGGTCTCAGCAGAGTATGAGGTGAACTCTTCAGGCCTGCTTCTCCAAGGTAGGGAGACCCGAGCCTCAACTGATGGTCAGGGCTACAATAAATTCCATAATGTTCCTCGGGGCAAAGGCGCACCACCCTCTTCCTGGAGCCAGCAGTGCCCCGGTTCCTTAGAGACCACTGTGGACAACTTGCCTCCTAAAGTGGGTgcgcccctgcccccagctcggAGTGACAGTTATGCAGCCTTCCGGCAGCGAGAGAGGCCCAGCTCCTGGTCTAGCCTAGATCAGAAACGGTTCTGCCGGCCTCCAGCAAACTCTGCAGGCACCCTGAAATCTCCCTTCATAGAGGAACAGCTGCATACTGTGCTAGAGAAGAGCCCAGAAAACAGCCCTCCAGTGAAGCCCAAGCACAATTATACCCAAAAGGCCCAGCCCGGCCAACCTCTGCTGCCGACTGGCATCTACCCGGTACCTTCCCTGGAGCCACACTTCGCCCAGGTGCCCCGGCCTTCTGTGAGTGGAAATGGTACCCTCTACCCTGCCCTGGCCAAGGAGGGTGGGTACACACCTCCTCAGGGAGCGTGCGACAGAATGGCTGCCCTTGATGAGAATGGGAACCAAAACGGATCTAGCAGGCCTGGCTTCGCCTTCTGCCAGGCCTTAGAACGGGACTCAGTGTCCCTAGTAGAGAGGAAACCTGAAACTTCAGCCAAATGTGTCCCCTATAAAGTCCATTTTCCCTCAGTGCCTGAGAACGAGGAGGAGACCTCCCTGAAGAGACTTCTCACACCTCTAGAAGGCCACAGCCCACATCCCAGTGAGAGAAAGAGCACCCAGGGCAACAGATATTCTAATTACCACAGCCTCCAATCCCCTCAGGCTCAGGTGTGCGAAGTGGGTGAAGACAAGAGATCCTTCCTGCCTTCAGAGCCTTGGGAGGGGGATTCCCATGAAGACCACAATGCCAACCTCCGGGGGAGGCTCCCCGGAGGCAGCCTGGGCCAGAGTATGCCAGGCAGCTTTGGCAAGACTGCagctgccttctcctccctccagAACATTCCTGAGAGTCTAAGAAGGCAAAGCAGCTTGGATCTCGGAGCAGCAGCCCAGGAAGTCTACCTGGAAGGCTCATCCACCTGCGCAGTCAATACCAAGGGAGAAGAgtctggaaggactgctgttgctGATCACAAGAGCCAGCTGGACAGGTCGGTGTCCTATCCAAGGCCCGAGGGGAGAACCTTGGCCTCTTTCCAGAGTTCAGACCCAACGTATGAAGAGccgccctccccatccccacaggAGACCTCCAGTCTGGGCCGGAGGAGGCTGAGTTCCAGCAGCACCTCGGCTCTGCAGGGCTTTCAGTACGGGAAGCCCCACTGCTCCGTGCTGGAGAAGGTTTCCAAGATCGAGCAGCGAGAGCAGGCTGGCCAGAGACCCCCGAGTGCCGGCGGCTCTACTTACGGCTATAATTACAGGCCCCACAGGACACTCCCAGCCTCCAATACTTTGGGGAATGACTCGGAGGAGACTAAAGGCCGTATACATTTTTCCGAACTCACTGAACCCCTAGGCAATGGAGAACAGCACTTCAAAAACGGGGAGCCAAAGTCAGAAGAGGTTTCCTGGCAGCCGTGTGGTCAACAGCCGAGGCGGGCTGTGGAGGGTGGCCGGGGTGCCCCACTCCGGGGTGGAGAGCCCCCGAGGCGGGACGCCCGTCTGCTCCGCAGCCAGAGCAGCTTCCAGCTCTTCAGCGAGGCCGAGAAGGAGGCCATGTGGTCGGACGACAGGCCCCGCACGCCAGAGTCGACTGTGCAGGACGCCCCCTTCAGCCGCGCCTACCGGAACAGCATCAAGGATGCACAGTCCCGCGTCCTGGGAGCCACGTCCTTCCGACGCCGGGACCTCGAGCCTGGGACGTCTGTGGCCTCCAGGCCCTGGCGCCTGCGACCCGCCTCGGCCCACGTAGGGCTGCGCAGCCCGGAGGCACCGATTTCCGCCTCCCCGCACACCCCGCGCGAGCGGCACAGCGTGACCCCGGCCGAGGGGGACCCTGCCCGCCTCGCGCCCCCTGCTGCCCGGAGGGGCCCGCGCCGGCATCTGACCACCGAGCAGAAGAAGCGCTCGTACTCAGAGCCCGAGAAGATGCACGAGGTGGGGGTCTCGGAGGAACCCGAGCCCGAGCCCCCTGGGCCGCCGAGGAAGGGGCCGCATTTCATGGAGGGCTCGGTGACTGACCGGCGCCGCATCTTCGAGCGAGACGGCAGGGCCTGCTCTACCCTCAGCCTGTCGGGGCCTGAGCTGAAGCAGTTCCAGCAGAGCGCACTGGCCGACTACATTCAGCGCAAGACCGGCAAGCGGCCTGCGGGCGCCGGCTGTGGCCTGCAGGAGCCGGGGCGGCTGCTGGAGCGCACCCAGAGCACCTACCTCCAGCCCGAGGGCCCGGGCCTCGCCGCGGCTTCCAGTCTCTGCTCGCTTCGGGAGCCCAGCCTGCCGCCCCGCAGGGAGACCGCCCTTCTGCCAGCCACTGTGGTGGGGAGTACTGGGGAGACCCAGCGGGGCCCCCGAGATCGCAGCAGCTCGTTTGCCAGCGGCCGCCACCTTGGGGAAAGGCACCGCGGGGACTCAGCGCCGAGAGAACTGCTCAGTGGAGCTAACAATGGATCAAAGGGCCCCCAGAGACTGAACGGTACCCCAGGGGAACCCTCCCCGTGGGGGGCCACAGCTGGGAGGGCCGCAAAGTCCATGTCGGCTGAGGACCTGCTGGAGCGCTCAGACGTCCAGGCTGTCCCTGTCCACATGAGGTCCCGGTCATCTCCCACCGCCGACAAGCGCCAG GATGTGCTTTTGggggaaaacaatagctttggTCTCATGAAGGATCCGTGTTATTTGACTGGCCCAGGTTCCAG GCCATTCAGCTGTTCCAGCCGTGAAGAGATGCCAGCGCTCAGGCACCACCCCAGCCCTCACTGGGGGGATTCGGGCTGCAAAGCAGGTAGTGGTGGTGCCTCTGTTCCCAGCGGGGGTCCGGGGCCGCTGGACCCTCCGAGACAGGCCAGCAGAACGCCTTGCCCTCTGCCATTGTCCTCGGGAGCTCATGGGCATCTTCCAGACGCCAGGGCTGCACCCCTGAGCTCGGTCTTGTCTGCCCCTGGCCCTTCGAGCTATTGCTCACAGGCTGCAGCCCAGCCCTCCACACCAGCCGGGACCCCCAGAAGCGGCAGTGGCCACAGCCTGGCCCAGCCTCCCAGCCCTGAGCGCAAGACGGAAGAGCTCGCAGGGATGCGGGCCTCCCCGCCCTGGATGAAGCGGACCTACATAGTCAGAGAGGAGAGCCTCCCCGAGGACCCCCCGAAGCACTACCCCAAGCCACAGGATGCCCCCAGCTCGAGCAGCACTTCTGACCCGGATACGCCTCTCGGGGCCCCAGGCATTCCGGGCAGGATTTCCCTCCGGATCTCCGAGTCGGCCTTGCTGGCTTCCCCGCCACCTCGCGAGGACTGCGAGGATGACGAGGTGTTTGTGAGGGACCCACGCCCCACCGCCACTTCCAGCCCCCGCTGCGATGAGCTGCTGCTGCCCCCTCCGCCGCCGCCCCCACCACCAACAACCAGCAAGGCATCCCTGGCCCAGGGCCTGGACCACTTCCCTCCGCCTCCTCCCGAAGCTATGTGCCCGGCCCAGTGGGAGGAGGGCTACCTGGAGCCCCGTGCCAG CTCCAGCAAACTTGCCAAGGTGACAGTTGCCAAGGAAAGGTCCATGGCCGGTGCAGCCCATCCGGTTGATAATCAGCTGCTGGGTTCCAGATCGCAAACTTCAGGCAAGAGTTTCGAGGCCAAGGAGACCAACCCGCCCTCCACCACGGGTGCTCTGCCCCAGCCTGCTGGGTCTCTAAACAAGCAGCCAAGCCCAGGACAGCCACCTCCCATGCAGACCCACAGCCTCATCCACGAGCCAGCCATTGGGACTGCAGGTTTAGAAAAGAATGTCAGTTCTGGTCCTCAGAAGACCTCAGAAGACATCAGGACAGAGACGCTAGCCAAGGAAATTATCCACCAAGACAAATCTCTGGCAGACATTTTGGACCCAGACTCCAGAATGAAGACAACTATGGACCTGATGGAAGGTTTGTTTCCTCGAGATGTTAATTTGCTGAAGGAAAACAGCGTAAAGAAGAAGGCCGTGCAGAAAACCATCAGCTTCCCAGGATGTGAGACCAAGAG gagtgACGACAAGGAAGCAGTGGGCGTGTTGGTCAACTGTCCTGCCTACTACAGCGTCTCTGCTCCCAAGGCTGAGCTTCTCAACAAAATCAAAGCTATGCCAGAAGAGGTGAACGAGGAAGAGGAGCAGGCAGACATCAACGAAAAGAAG GCGGAGCTGATTGGAAGCCTCACCCACAAGCTCGAGACCCTCCAGGAAGCCAAGGGGagcctgctgatggacatcaagCTCAATAACGCCCTGGGGGAGGAGGTAGAGGCCTGGATCAGTGAGCTCTGCAAGCCCAACGAGATCGACAAGTACAAGATGTTCATCGGGGACTTGGACAAGGTGGTGAACCTGCTCCTGTCCCTCTCGGGGCGCCTGGCCCGCGTGGAGAACGTGCTCAGCGGCCTTGGTGAAGACGCCAGTAACGAGGAAAGG AGCTCACTCAACGAGAAGAGGAAGGTCCTGTCTGCTCAGCACGAGGACGCCCGGGAGCTCAAGGAGAACGTGGATCGGAGGGAGCGCGTGGTGCTGGACATCCTGGCCAATTACCTCTCCGAAGAGCAGCTCCAAGATTACCGGCATTTCGTGAAAATGAAGTCGACACTCCTCATCGAGCAGCGAGAGCTGGATGACAAGATCAAGCTGGGCCAGGAGCAGGTCAAGTGCCTGCTAGAGAGCCTTCCCTCGGACTTCGTGCCCAAGGCGGGGGCCCTGGCTCTGCCCCCAGGCCTCGCCGGCGATGTGACTCCCGTGGGGGGCTGGACTGGCAGTGGTGTTTTCCCAGCGGTGACCTCCCCACTTTAA